A part of Larimichthys crocea isolate SSNF chromosome VII, L_crocea_2.0, whole genome shotgun sequence genomic DNA contains:
- the LOC104919833 gene encoding olfactory receptor 5B12-like, whose translation MESNMSVLSDILELKGFDISPELTYPLFFTLLFLYVCLLFSNIGVLILIITEKTLHQPMYILFCNLSVNDLIGNTALLPQLMVHIISTDRFINYNACALQAFCSHTFGSASHMILIIMAVDRYVAIGHPLRYNSIMTTKTVVWLSASAWGMSLLLVSVLIGLSVRLTRCRSVIYNSFCDNASLFKLSCDDVSINNIYGLFFTVLLFSCSMGGIAATYIQIALICWIKKNKDLNSRALQTCASHLVVYLIMLWTGFISIILHRFPDYPDLRKSAYILFLVIPANLNPVIYGMQTKSLRDKIIQILQRKVTST comes from the coding sequence ATGGAAAGCAACATGTCAGTTTTAAGTGATATCCTGGAGCTCAAAGGCTTTGACATATCTCCAGAGCTCACGTATCCTCTGTTTTTCACACtgctgtttctttatgtttgccTGCTTTTCTCTAACATTGGAGTTCTTATTCTGATCATCACTGAGAAAACATTGCACCAGCCCATGTACATTCTTTTTTGCAACCTGTCTGTCAATGATCTAATAGGTAACACAGCCCTACTACCTCAACTTATGGTTCACATCATTTCAACAGATCGATTCATCAACTACAACGCGTGTGCACTTCAAGCATTCTGCAGCCACACTTTCGGATCAGCTTCACATATGATTCTCATCATTATGGCAGTTGACAGATATGTGGCGATAGGTCATCCTTTAAGGTACAACTCAATAATGACCACCAAAACTGTGGTTTGGCTGTCAGCATCTGCATGGGGGATGTCATTACTGCTTGTGTCTGTTCTGATAGGTCTCTCAGTGCGGCTGACCCGTTGTAGGTCAGTGATATACAATTCTTTCTGTGACAATGCATCTCTGTTCAAGCTTTCTTGTGACGATGTGTCCATCAACAATATCTATGGACTGTTTTTCACTGTTCTGCTGTTTAGTTGTTCAATGGGAGGCATAGCTGCCACCTACATCCAAATAGCTCTCATCTGCTGgatcaagaaaaacaaagatttgaatAGCAGAGCACTGCAAACATGTGCGAGCCATCTTGTCGTTTATCTTATCATGCTCTGGACGGGGTTTATATCAATCATCTTGCACCGTTTCCCAGATTACCCAGATTTAAGAAAGAGTGcgtatattttatttcttgtaaTACCTGCTAATTTAAATCCAGTCATTTATGGAATGCAAACAAAGTCATTACGGgataaaattattcaaatactGCAAAGAAAAGTGACGTCAACCTGA
- the LOC113746076 gene encoding olfactory receptor 52B2-like: protein MDNLSISSVLVLHRFDIPSETVIPAFLFASLSYMIILFCNLILILTIVLNKSLHQPMYLILLNLPINDLIGSSALLPQVIKDLSTGSRTMQYSACVAQAFFLHIYAGGTVFILTAMAYDRYIAICCPLKYNTVMTNAHVMRIITLVWMTIFIIIVVVFYLLLRLPRCRSIMTNPYCDNPSLLTLVCVDTTINNIYGLFFVAFTQVIANGMVLYTYLQILVACFRSRRSDTKAKALQTCATHLIVFLLLECLGLFTILSYRFKNASVHLRKFMGMSTLIFPPTLNPIIYGLKTKEIREKVLHFFRMKILPSS, encoded by the coding sequence ATGGATAACCTGTCGATCTCATCTGTTTTAGTGCTACATCGCTTTGACATTCCCTCTGAAACTGTCattcctgcttttctttttgcatCTCTGAGCTACATGATCATACTTTTCTGCAACCTTATCCTGATCCTCACTATTGTACTGAACAAATCCCTGCATCAGCCCATGTATCTAATTCTTCTGAACCTTCCTATCAATGACCTTATAGGCTCCTCAGCGCTCCTACCACAGGTCATTAAAGATTTATCGACAGGTAGTAGGACAATGCAGTACTCAGCTTGTGTTGCCCAggctttttttctccacatctATGCAGGAGGTACAGTTTTCATTCTGACTGCTATGGCGTATGATAGATACATTGCCATATGTTGTCCTTTGAAATACAACACAGTTATGACTAATGCTCATGTTATGAGAATAATTACACTTGTGTGGATGACAATTTTCATTATAATAGTTGTGGTTTTCTATCTGCTGTTGCGTTTGCCTCGCTGTCGATCTATAATGACAAACCCATACTGTGACAATCCAAGTTTGTTGACTCTGGTCTGTGTCGACACAACCATCAATAACATttatggacttttttttgttgcttttacacAAGTGATAGCTAATGGGATGGTTTTGTACACATATCTCCAGATCCTTGTTGCATGTTTCAGATCCCGACGATCAGACACTAAAGCCAAAGCTCTGCAGACGTGTGCCacacatttaattgtttttctcttgCTGGAGTGTCTGGGTCTTTTCACCATCCTATCATACAGATTTAAGAATGCTTCAGTACATTTAAGGAAATTCATGGGGATGTCGACATTAATTTTCCCTCCAACGTTGAATCCAATTATTTATGgattgaaaacaaaagaaattcgGGAAAAAGTACTGCACTTTTTTAGAATGAAAATCCTCCCATCTTCATGA
- the LOC109139181 gene encoding olfactory receptor 52B2-like encodes MDNLSISSVLVLHRFDIPSETVIPAFLFASLSYMIILFCNLILILTIVLNKSLHQPMYLILLNLPINDLIGSSALLPQVIKDLSTGSRTMQYSACVAQAFFIHIYAGGTVFILTAMAYDRYIAICCPLKYNTVMTNAHVMKLITLVWCVILVIIVVLFYLLLRLPRCRSILTNPYCDNPSLLTLVCVDTTINNIYGLFLTLFSQAIVTGMVLYTYLQILVACFRSRRSDTKAKALQTCATHLIVFLLLECLGLFTILSYRFKNSSPNLRSFMGMSTLIFPPTLNPIIYGLKTKEIREKVVKFIKKKILPS; translated from the coding sequence ATGGATAACCTGTCGATCTCATCTGTTTTAGTGCTACATCGCTTTGACATTCCCTCTGAAACTGTCattcctgcttttctttttgcatCTCTGAGCTACATGATCATACTTTTCTGCAACCTTATCCTGATCCTCACTATTGTACTGAACAAATCCCTGCATCAGCCCATGTATCTAATTCTTCTGAACCTTCCTATCAATGACCTTATAGGCTCCTCAGCGCTCCTACCACAGGTCATTAAAGATTTATCGACAGGTAGTAGGACAATGCAGTACTCAGCTTGTGTTGCCCAGGCTTTTTTTATCCACATCTATGCAGGAGGTACAGTGTTCATTCTGACTGCTATGGCGTATGATAGATACATTGCCATATGTTGTCCTTTGAAATACAACACAGTTATGACTAACGCTCATGTTATGAAATTAATCACacttgtgtggtgtgtgatttTAGTTATTATAGTTGTGCTTTTCTATCTGCTGTTGCGTTTGCCTCGCTGTCGATCTATATTGACAAATCCATACTGTGACAATCCAAGTTTGTTGACTCTGGTCTGTGTCGACACAACCATCAATAACATTTATGGactttttttaactcttttttCACAGGCGATAGTTACTGGGATGGTTTTGTACACATATCTCCAGATCCTTGTTGCATGTTTCAGATCCCGACGATCAGACACTAAAGCCAAAGCTCTGCAGACGTGTGCCACACATCTAATTGTTTTTCTCTTGCTGGAGTGTCTGGGTCTTTTCACCATCCTATCATACAGATTTAAGAACTCTTCACCAAATTTGAGGAGTTTCATGGGGATGTCGACATTAATTTTCCCTCCAACATTGAATCCAATTATTTATGgattgaaaacaaaagaaattcgAGAAAAAGTGGTGaaatttataaaaaagaaaatcttacCTTCATGA
- the LOC104919831 gene encoding olfactory receptor 52J3, whose product MENTSFGFNSELTLDPFVIPPGGKYPIFFLGLIIYLFGIFCNLTLLSLIILQKNLHKPMYFILFSLPLNDLVGITAMLPKVLSDIVTETNKVYYPLCVLQAFLLHMYGGGILFILAAMSFDRYAAICMPLRYSTIMTPRIVVCIISLVWGLDFVLIVSLFSLQTRLPRCKSVIMNVFCDNPSLLKLTCGNRAVNNIIGLFNTAVMQAVSVSLQAFSYVKILITCLVSRRSEAKTKAINTCVAQLVILIIFEIVGTFTILSHRFTNVSADLQKIMGMLIFLVPPLLNPIVYGLYTSEIRNTMLRVIKKRVSN is encoded by the coding sequence ATGGAAAATACATCTTTTGGGTTCAACTCCGAGCTAACCCTCGACCCATTCGTTATTCCACCTGGAGGAAAGTATCCCATATTCTTTCTTGGTCTGATCATTTAtctttttggcattttttgtAATCTGACCTTGTTGAGTTTGATCATTTTGCAGAAGAACCTTCACAAACCCATGTATTTCATCCTGTTCAGTCTTCCTCTCAATGATCTGGTAGGCATAACTGCAATGCTGCCAAAAGTGCTGTCAGACATTGTTACAGAGACAAATAAGGTTTACtatcctctctgtgttttgcaaGCATTCTTGCTCCACATGTATGGTGGTGGAATTTTGTTTATTCTTGCAGCAATGTCTTTTGATCGTTATGCTGCCATCTGCATGCCGTTACGCTACAGCACTATCATGACCCCCAGAATCGTTGTCTGTATCATCTCTCTAGTTTGGGGTCTTGACTTTGTCTTGATTGTGTCATTGTTCTCTTTGCAGACAAGACTTCCCAGGTGCAAATCTGTTATTATGAATGTGTTCTGTGATAACCCATCTCTACTGAAGCTCACGTGTGGAAACAGGGCAGTCAATAATATCATAGGATTATTTAACACAGCTGTCATGCAGGCTGTAAGTGTGTCTCTTCAGGCCTTTTCCTATGTGAAGATTCTGATCACGTGTCTGGTTTCAAGGAGGTCcgaggcaaaaacaaaagctatCAACACGTGTGTTGCACAGCTGGTTATATTAATCATATTTGAGATTGTGGGAACTTTTACAATTTTATCTCACAGGTTCACAAATGTGTCAGCTGACTTGCAAAAGATAATGGGCATGCTGATATTTCTCGTACCTCCACTCCTGAATCCAATTGTATACGGGCTGTATACAAGTGAAATACGAAACACTATGCTGagagtcataaaaaaaagagtgtcCAACTAA
- the LOC104919850 gene encoding olfactory receptor 24-like: MYTNTSFPVLLQLETLGLSDAYVYPAFLFGTLTYMVIMFFNLTVLATIAWSKKLHKPMFILLFNLPVSDMLGGTAFFPHLVFSIVTQNRLISYPACVIQGFLIHVYGTGNLLILSAMAYDRYIAICCPLRYNAIMTPHNTVRIIVIIWLINLSIMVTLFLLFARFKICRTNIVDLFCNNPSLLKLVCEDKRVNNIYGLFNVGLLQGGSLLIIIYTYAQILRTCVMTNHPEARKKALQTSGSHLVVFIILQINTFVTLLAHRIESTSPFLRRALGVSILVFPPLLDPIIYALKTKELKQSIKTLLKRNGASSEL; encoded by the coding sequence atgtacacaaacacatcttttcCAGTTTTACTACAATTGGAAACACTAGGATTATCTGACGCATATGTTTATCCAGCATTTTTGTTTGGGACTTTAACATATATGGTTATTATGTTTTTCAACTTGACGGTATTAGCAACTATTGCTTGGAGTAAGAAGCTGCACAAGCCGATGTTTATCCTGCTGTTCAACTTGCCTGTTAGTGACATGCTCGGTGGTACAGCGTTTTTCCCTCATCTCGTTTTCAGCATTGTGACACAGAACAGACTGATTTCCTATCCTGCATGTGTTATTCAGGGTTTTCTGATTCATGTTTATGGTACAGGAAACTTGCTGATCTTGAGTGCCATGGCATATGACAGATATATTGCTATATGTTGTCCATTGAGGTATAATGCCATCATGACTCCACACAACACAGTTAGAATCATTGTCATAATATGGTTGATCAATTTATCGATAATGGTTAcgttgtttctgttgtttgcaCGGTTCAAAATCTGCAGGACAAATATTGTGGATTTGTTCTGTAACAATCCATCATTATTGAAACTGGTCTGCGAGGACAAAAGAGTGAACAACATCTATGGACTGTTTAATGTAGGTTTACTCCAAGGTGGATCactgttaataataatttataccTATGCACAGATTTTACGCACATGTGTCATGACTAATCATCCTGAAGCCAGGAAAAAAGCCCTTCAGACAAGTGGCTCACATTTAGTTGTTTTCATAATCCTACAAATCAATACTTTTGTTACTCTTCTTGCTCATCGTATTGAGAGTACGTCTCCTTTTCTGAGAAGAGCTCTCGGTGTGTCAATTTTAGTTTTTCCACCTCTTTTGGACCCAATCATATATGCACTAAAAACCAAAGAACTCAAGCAGAGCATAAAAACTTTGCTAAAAAGAAATGGAGCTTCATCAGAGCTGTAA
- the chrna10a gene encoding neuronal acetylcholine receptor subunit alpha-10a, whose protein sequence is MKRWRIQTLFLLLLCVSVLPTCRCAHGKYAQKLLNDLFNNYTSALRPVEDTDNILNVTLQVTLSQIIDMDERNQILTAYLWIRQVWVDAYLKWNKDDYDGLDTIRIPSSYVWRPDIVLYNNADDHFTGSMDTNVVIRHDGEIMWDSPAITKSSCKVDVSFFPFDAQQCRFTYGSWTYNGNQLDILNAMESADLADLVENVEWEVMGMPAKKNVILYGCCADPYPDVTYTLKLKRRASFYVFNLLIPCVMISFLAPLGFYLPADSGEKVSLGVTVMLALTVFQLLVAEIMPPSENVPLIGKYYIATMTMITASTALTIFIMNIHHCGPDAKPVPKWAKTVILQYMARMCFVYEVGENCMSPQPEKQDPPSVKNTNCTMNGQAGPCREDCELKMERGQETVGCMTVEEKEDMDQMMSPIGSVGTNPTNHYSTWKNGVFMSMDCGDSGSQMRCRKGGVSDGERKDRGVFCSTKSNERQLLRNIEYIANCYRDQRATQKRTGEWKKVAKVLDRFFMWIFFIMVFFMSLLIMGKVI, encoded by the exons ATGAAACGATGGAGAATCCAAACTTTATTTCTCTTGctcctgtgtgtcagtgttttgccAA CCTGTAGGTGTGCTCATGGGAAGTATGCTCAGAAGCTCCTGAATGATTTATTCAACAACTATACCAGTGCACTGAGGCCTGTGGAGGACACGGACAACATACTGAATGTGACCCTGCAGGTTACACTGTCACAAATTATCGACATG GATGAGCGAAACCAAATTTTGACTGCATATTTATGGATACGGCAAGTGTGGGTTGATGCATACCTCAAATGGAATAAAGATGATTACGATGGACTTGATACCATCCGCATACCTAGTAGTTATGTATGGAGACCTGATATAGTCCTATATAACAA TGCTGATGATCATTTCACTGGCTCCATGGACACCAATGTGGTGATCCGACATGATGGCGAGATCATGTGGGATTCCCCAGCTATCACCAAGAGCTCCTGCAAAGTGGACGTGTCTTTCTTCCCCTTTGATGCTCAGCAGTGCAGGTTCACGTACGGCTCCTGGACCTACAACGGTAACCAGCTGGACATCCTAAACGCCATGGAGAGCGCTGACCTCGCTGACCTTGTGGAAAACGTGGAATGGGAGGTTATGGGCATGCCAGCTAAGAAGAACGTTATTCTGTATGGCTGCTGCGCTGACCCTTACCCTGACGTGACCTACACACTGAAATTGAAGAGAAGAGCTTCCTTTTATGTCTTTAACTTGCTCATACCATGTGTGATGATCTCTTTCTTGGCTCCACTGGGCTTCTACCTGCCCGCTGACTCTGGAGAAAAGGTGTCTTTGGGTGTCACCGTGATGCTGGCGCTCACTGTCTTTCAGCTATTGGTTGCAGAGATCATGCCACCTTCTGAGAATGTGCCACTTATTG gAAAGTACTACATTGCGACGATGACCATGATCACTGCCTCAACTGCCCTGACTATCTTCATCATGAACATACACCACTGTGGCCCGGATGCCAAGCCTGTTCCCAAGTGGGCCAAGACAGTCATTCTCCAATACATGGCCAGAATGTGCTTTGTTTATGAAGTCGGGGAGAACTGCATGTCGCCACAGCCGGAGAAACAGGACCCTCCATCTGTAAAGAACACCAACTGTACCATGAACGGTCAGGCAGGACCATGCAGAGAGGACTGTGAGCTCAAGATGGAGAGAGGTCAAGAGACAGTGGGCTGCATGACCgtagaggagaaggaagacatGGATCAGATGATGAGTCCAATAGGCTCAGTGGGGACGAATCCTACCAACCACTACAGCACTTGGAAGAATGGTGTGTTCATGAGCATGGACTGTGGAGATTCGGGCAGTCAGATGAGATGCAGGAAGGGAGGTGTGAGtgacggagagagaaaagacagaggggTTTTCTGTAGCACCAAGAGCAATGAAAGGCAGCTGCTGCGTAACATTGAGTACATAGCCAACTGTTACAGAGATCAGAGGGCCACACAGAAAAGGACTGGGGAGTGGAAGAAAGTAGCCAAAGTTTTAGACCGCTTCTTCATGTGGATCTTCTTCATCATGGTGTTTTTCATGAGCCTCCTCATCATGGGCAAAGTCATCTAA
- the LOC109139180 gene encoding olfactory receptor 52N5-like, whose amino-acid sequence MSPTSPGTREKFFQWCRVDKGLYQLFPLHPHYMFGFARQGFSPLRMESNMSVLSDILELKGFDISPELTYPLFFILLFLYVCLLFSNIGVLVLIITEKTLHQPMYILFCNLSVNDLLGNTAMLPQLMVHIISTDRFISYNACALQAFCSHTFGSASHMILMIGLSVRLTRCRSFIQNSYCDNASLFKLSCDDVSINNIYGLFFTVLLFSCSMGGIAATYIQIALICWTKKNKDLNSRALQTCASHLVVYLIMLWMGFLTIISHRLPNYPDLRTIAYVLFLVVPANLNPVIYGMQTKSLRDKIIQILQRKVTST is encoded by the exons ATGTCCCCGACCTCCCCAGGCACACGTGAAAAATTCTTCCAGTGGTGTCGAGTTGACAAGGGCCTCTACCAGCTGTTCCCACTTCACCCTCACTACATGTTTGGGTTTGCCAG GCAAG gttTTTCACCACTCAGAATGGAAAGCAACATGTCAGTTTTAAGTGATATCCTGGAGCTCAAAGGCTTTGACATATCTCCAGAGCTCACGTATCCTCTGTTTTTCATACtgctgtttctttatgtttgccTGCTTTTCTCTAACATTGGAGTTCTTGTTCTGATCATCACTGAGAAAACATTGCACCAGCCCATGTACATTCTTTTTTGCAACCTGTCTGTCAACGATCTACTAGGTAACACAGCCATGCTGCCTCAGCTTATGGTTCACATCATTTCAACAGATCGGTTCATCAGCTACAACGCGTGTGCACTTCAAGCATTCTGCAGCCACACTTTCGGATCAGCTTCACATATGATTCTCA TGATAGGTCTCTCAGTGCGGCTGACCCGTTGTAGATCATTTATACAAAATTCTTACTGTGACAATGCATCTCTGTTCAAGCTTTCTTGTGACGATGTGTCCATCAACAATATCTATGGACTGTTTTTCACTGTTCTGCTGTTTAGTTGTTCAATGGGAGGCATAGCTGCCACCTATATCCAAATAGCTCTCATCTGCTGgaccaagaaaaacaaagatttgaatAGCAGAGCACTGCAAACATGTGCGAGCCATCTTGTTGTTTATCTTATCATGCTCTGGATGGGGTTTTTAACAATCATATCACACCGTTTACCAAATTATCCAGATTTAAGGACAATTGCATATGTGTTGTTTCTTGTAGTACCTGCTAATTTAAATCCAGTCATTTATGGAATGCAAACAAAGTCATTACGGGATAAAATTATCCAAATACTGCAAAGAAAGGTGACGTCAACCTGA
- the LOC104919834 gene encoding post-GPI attachment to proteins factor 2-like, protein MLQGSNILGHERPLVIRVSFTSCLLATVCLPLLGLITCVFISSVFHFEDSTGTHCQVPNYLPSISASISLSPECHIWRFCIGLHSAPRFLMAFTYFRFYKTRFASKFPESPLSCLNLAFSLFENLGLLLLTYVSSSETYFVHKEGFVLFIISSIIYMTITCRLWKAIKKYSLSPEDAKSHHWKVRFLVLNVSFCAFAGFFYWKHNMYCESGSYTLFALFEYLVVFSNMAFHLTAIWDFKSRDIMVISSSEDKDF, encoded by the exons ATGCTGCAAGGATCAAACATCTTGGGGCACGAGAGGCCTCTGGTCATCAGGGTATCATTCACCAGCTGTCTTCTGGCTActgtgtgtctgcctctgcTTGGGCTGATAACTTGTGTCTTCAtatcttctgtttttcattttgaggACTCTACTGGCACACACTGTCAG GTTCCTAATTACCTGCCGTCTATCAGTGCTTCAATAAGCCTCAGTCCTGAGTGCCACATATGGCGCTTCTGCATCGGGCTGCACTCAGCACCGAGGTTCCTGATGGCATTTACCTACTTCAGATTTTACAAGACACGTTTTGCCTCGAAGTTTCCTGAGAGTCCGCTCAGCTGCTTGAACCTggccttttctctctttgagaACCTCGGCCTCTTGCTCCTCACATATGTATCATCCAGTGAAACATACT TTGTACATAAGGAAGGTtttgtcctcttcatcatcagttCTATCATCTACATGACGATAACCTGCCGTTTATGGAAGGCTATTAAGAAGTATTCACTAAGTCCTGAG gaTGCCAAATCTCACCACTGGAAAGTGCGTTTCTTAGTTCTCAACGTATCCTTCTGTGCTTTTGCCGGATTCTTTTACTGGAAACACAACATGTACTGTGAATCAGGGA GTTACACACTTTTTGCCCTGTTTGAGTATCTTGTGGTCTTCTCCAACATGGCTTTCCATCTCACAGCCATATGGGACTTTAAGAGCCGGGACATCATGGTCATTTCGTCCTCTGAAGATAAAGACTTCTGA
- the LOC104919851 gene encoding olfactory receptor 52N4-like produces the protein MESNVSVLSDILELKGFDISPELTYPLFFILLFLYVCLLFSNIGVLVLIITEKTLHQPMYILFCNLSVNDLIGNTVLLPQLMVHIISTDRFISYNQCALQAFCSHTFGSASHMILIIMAIDRYVAICHPLRYNSIMTTKTVVWLSASAWGMSLLLVSVLIGLSVRLTRCRSFIQNSYCDNASLFKLSCDNVSINNIYGLFFTVLLFSCSMGGIAATYIQIALICWIRKNKDLNSRALQTCASHLVVYLIMLWTGFLTIILHRFPDYPDLRKIAYVLFHVIPANLNPIIVLFHVIPANLNPIIYGMQTKSLRDKIIHILQRKVTPT, from the coding sequence ATGGAAAGCAACGTGTCAGTTTTAAGTGATATCCTGGAGCTCAAAGGCTTTGACATATCTCCAGAGCTCACGTATCCTCTGTTTTTCATACtgctgtttctttatgtttgccTGCTTTTCTCTAACATTGGAGTTCTTGTTCTGATCATCACTGAGAAAACATTGCACCAGCCCATGTACATTCTTTTTTGCAACCTGTCTGTCAATGATCTAATAGGTAACACAGTGTTGCTACCTCAACTTATGGTTCACATCATTTCAACAGATCGGTTCATCAGCTACAATCAGTGTGCACTTCAAGCATTCTGCAGCCACACTTTTGGATCAGCTTCACATATGATTCTCATCATTATGGCAATTGACAGATATGTGGCGATATGTCACCCTTTAAGGTACAACTCAATAATGACCACCAAAACTGTGGTTTGGCTGTCAGCATCTGCATGGGGGATGTCATTACTGCTTGTATCTGTTCTGATAGGTCTCTCAGTGCGGCTGACCCGTTGTAGATCATTTATACAAAATTCTTACTGTGACAATGCATCTCTGTTCAAGCTTTCTTGTGACAATGTGTCCATCAACAATATCTATGGACTGTTTTtcactgttctgttgtttaGTTGTTCAATGGGAGGCATAGCTGCCACCTATATCCAGATAGCTCTCATCTGCTGGatcaggaaaaacaaagatttgaatAGTAGAGCACTGCAAACATGTGCAAGCCATCTGGTCGTTTATCTCATCATGCTTTGGACGGGGTTTTTAACAATCATATTACATCGTTTCCCAGATTATCCGGATTTAAGGAAAATTgcatatgtgttatttcatgtgATACCTGCTAATTTAAATCCAATCATTGTGTTATTTCATGTGATACCTGCTAATTTAAATCCAATCATTTATGGGATGCAAACAAAGTCATTACGGGATAAAATTATCCATATACTGCAAAGAAAGGTGACTCCAACCTGA